From a single Aspergillus puulaauensis MK2 DNA, chromosome 2, nearly complete sequence genomic region:
- a CDS encoding uncharacterized protein (COG:S;~EggNog:ENOG410PNV9;~InterPro:IPR000791;~PFAM:PF01184;~TransMembrane:6 (i57-76o88-108i115-135o155-176i183-205o217-237i);~go_component: GO:0016021 - integral component of membrane [Evidence IEA]), translated as MSDATMEKGDDSLNRMKTAESVFLPISRETFEKLYLSPKHPSVKGSLSKKLGNPTPICLMGFLLASTPNACMLIGWRGAGGNGSALVPAYIFFGGIIQLLGAIGEWIIGNTFACALFFTYGTFWLVQGGGLMPFFATGLNYSPTGNSFEGQKTPAYHATLGFYFISLGLLTCIYLICSLRTNICLFSALFLLIITFSLIAGSYFQLANGSIELAEKLQVAAGAFNFALCWPIWYIFLTQVLEAVDFPIHLPVGDLSIVIKGRSQRGGMTSAV; from the exons ATGAGCGACGCCACCATGGAGAAGGGCGATGATTCTCTTAACCGCATGAAGACTGCGGAGAGTGTCTTCCTGCCTATCTCACGCGAGACCTTCGAGAAACTCTACCTGAGCCCCAAGCACCCATCTGTTAAAGGGAGCCTCAGTAAAAAACTGGGAAATCCCACACCTATTTGTCTAATGGGCTTCTTGCTTGCTTCAACGCCGAATGCTTGCATGCTTATCGGATGGAGAGGTGCGGGGGGGAACGGCAGTGCTCTTGT CCCAGCATATATCTTCTTCGGCGGCATTATACAGCTTCTAGGCGCAATTGGTGAATGGATTATTGGAAACACCTTCGCCTGCGCGCTTTTCTTTACTTATG GAACCTTCTGGCTCGTCCAAGGCGGCGGCCTAATGCCATTCTTCGCCACTGGATTGAACTACTCACCGACCGGTAATTCCTTTGAAGGACAGAAGACACCAGCCTACCACGCGACTCTTG GCTTCTACTTCATCTCCCTCGGCCTCTTAACATGCATATACCTAATCTGCTCACTGCGCACAAATATATGCTTATTTTCCGCTCTGTTTCTACTTATTATCACATTCTCGCTTATTGCCGGGTCCTACTTCCAACTCGCGAATGGGTCGATAGAGCTAGCTGAGAAGTTGCAAGTG GCGGCTGGTGCATTTAATTTTGCCTTGTGTTGGCCTATCTGGTATATCTTCCTAACGCAAGTGCTGGAGGCGGTTGATTTCCCTATTCACCTGCCTGTTGGGGATCTGAGCATTGTTATCAAGGGACGGAGTCAGAGGGGGGGAATGACCAGTGCAGTGTGA
- a CDS encoding Zn(II)2Cys6 transcription factor (COG:S;~EggNog:ENOG410PU9D;~InterPro:IPR036864,IPR007219,IPR001138;~PFAM:PF00172,PF04082;~TransMembrane:1 (o478-500i);~go_function: GO:0000981 - DNA-binding transcription factor activity, RNA polymerase II-specific [Evidence IEA];~go_function: GO:0003677 - DNA binding [Evidence IEA];~go_function: GO:0008270 - zinc ion binding [Evidence IEA];~go_process: GO:0006351 - transcription, DNA-templated [Evidence IEA];~go_process: GO:0006355 - regulation of transcription, DNA-templated [Evidence IEA]): MNPPRKRQKVSFACQRCRQRKLGCDQQRPCQLCVRAGAECLSRGGPVPGQREAVQEGEYSVGRRESDTRSDYHEVATPPDLPQSNIVDLSSQMLGGQGKRRSVSHETSALPGGINSAGSVTTQLIPWRDLGGMPLPPKPVLDRFMARFFDSVDWFMMVFHQESFLQRYEKMMATNLIPDGENSNFPWLVLLVLGLGAHYSSLKPLGANTDSHRELSINLLTHVEQRFLTIIDSPNLETVQICVLLGSFLLFNGRPTVGLVILAGGFKIAQVIGLNHESKWHGLSDVLRETRRRSWWALGVADKYAAVAFGRPCTVDDSDSDVGTLNDIKTDSQRTTRQGDLLEYHRLKFKLYLIMGPFLSRRLHSNQSETLNGIHTQLVSWKSKLPDKLRLETYKDDPSNESHILQMQALALQLTYDNLQIILHRRAAFGDSEPVFNSNEGATLDSSLSQQQLLESALRTSQLYQHVQLLQECRRTHAVMHIGICLFTSGVVLCAIALAYPLSTASQKAKEGVMHILRLQQDSISSQHLLSVQSMQILRDLVTVVMSSEERAILGYSSAPATSLPEMPQDDRANSVLPQAESAAPDLASRDNASTFSPFSNQTPLNTLQQVFMQHINQSGSVPDPSGLANSYSVETQQPNPSSIFPWDGNLSALVDTGLVDASQMWLWSDDLGYQSFSELGSIHP, from the exons ATGAATCCACCTAGGAAACGCCAGAAAGTCTCCTTCGCGTGCCAGAGATGTCGCCAGCGCAAGCTTGGT TGTGATCAACAGCGTCCTTGCCAGCTATGTGTGCGAGCTGGAGCAGAATGTTTATCACGTGGGGGCCCGGTTCCTGGTCAGAGGGAAGCTGTACAAGAAGGCGAATATTCCGTCGGAAGACGCGAAAGTGACACCCGCTCTGATTATCATGAAGTCGCCACACCCCCAGACCTCCCGCAGTCGAATATCGTGGATCTGAGTTCTCAG ATGCTTGGGGGCCAAGGGAAGCGCCGTAGCGTGAGCCACGAGACTTCAGCTCTGCCAGGAGGTATAAACTCGGCAGGCTCCGTCACCACACAGTTGATACCATGGCGGGATTTAGGAGGAATGCCGCTACCCCCGAAACCGGTGCTTGATCGTTTCATGGCTCGATTTTTCGACTCTGTTGACTGGTTCATGATG GTTTTCCACCAAGAAAGCTTCCTACAACGGTACGAGAAAATGATGGCTACCAATTTGATCCCGGACGGAGAGAACAGTAATTTCCCTTGGCTTGTACTGTTGGTGCTTGGCCTGGGCGCCCACTATTCGTCATTGAAGCCTCTAGGTGCAAATACAGATAGCCATAGAGAGCTTTCTATAAATCTTCTCACGCATGTCGAGCAAAGGTTCTTGACTATCATCGACTCGCCGAACCTAGAGACAGTACAAATATGTGTGCTACTTGGaagctttcttctctttaaTGGACGTCCCACTGTCGGATTAGTTATCCTGGCGGGTGGGTTCAAGATTGCGCAAGTAATTGGGCTCAACCACGAGTCGAAGTGGCATGGGCTTTCCGATGTGCTGCGCGAGACTCGACGGCGCTCGTGGTGGGCGCTGGGGGTTGCAGATAA ATACGCGGCTGTTGCCTTCGGACGTCCATGTACAGTAGATGATTCTGACTCCGACGTTGGGACTCTTAACGATATCAAAACAGATAGTCAAAGAACGACTCGACAAGGGGACTTATTAGAATATCACCGACTGAAATTTAAACTCTACCTGATCATGGGTCCATTCTTGAGCCGAAGACTCCACAGCAATCAGTCGGAAACGCTCAATGGAATCCATACTCAACTTGTCTCCTGGAAGAGCAAGCTACCTGACAAACTACGGCTGGAGACATACAAAGACGACCCCAGCAATGAATCGCACATCCTTCAAATGCAGGCACTAGCTCTCCAATTGACCTATGATAATCTCCAGATCATCCTTCACCGCCGTGCTGCATTCGGTGACAGTGAACCCGTATTCAATTCAAATGAAGGCGCGACCCTGGATAGCTCCCTCTCCCAACAGCAGCTTCTGGAATCCGCGTTAAGAACATCTCAGCTCTATCAGCATGTTCAGCTTCTACAAGAATGCCGTAGGACACATGCTGTCATGCACATTGGGATCTGCCTTTTTACATCCGGTGTTGTACTCTGCGCGATTGCACTGGCGTATCCCCTGTCCACGGCCAGCCAAAAGGCAAAAGAAGGCGTCATGCATATCCTACGTTTACAACAAGACAGCATATCCTCTCAGCATCTTCTTTCTGTCCAGAGTATGCAGATCCTACGGGACTTAGTGACAGTTGTTATGAGCTCTGAGGAACGGGCCATATTAGGCTACTCCTCTGCTCCAGCAACTTCCCTACCTGAGATGCCTCAAGATGACCGGGCAAACTCGGTATTACCACAGGCTGAATCTGCAGCACCCGATCTAGCCTCTCGCGATAATGCAAGTACATTTTCGCCGTTCTCAAACCAGACACCTCTAAATACCCTCCAACAAG TCTTTATGCAACATATAAACCAATCTGGCTCTGTGCCTGACCCCTCTGGGTTAGCCAACTCCTACAGTGTGGAAACGCAGCAGCCAAATCCATCATCAATATTTCCATGGGATGGGAATTTGTCTGCGCTGGTCGATACTGGACTTGTGGATGCAAGCCAGATGTGGTTGTGGTCAGATGATTTAGGTTACCAGTCATTTTCAGAACTAGGTAGTATACACCCTTGA
- a CDS encoding NAD(P)H-quinone oxidoreductase (COG:Q;~EggNog:ENOG410PFM9;~InterPro:IPR013154,IPR013149,IPR014189,IPR036291, IPR011032,IPR020843;~PFAM:PF00107,PF08240,PF13602;~go_function: GO:0016491 - oxidoreductase activity [Evidence IEA];~go_process: GO:0055114 - oxidation-reduction process [Evidence IEA]) has protein sequence MPEMRAVVVEGGKGPADAMSIEQIPKPAPSVGQALVKIKAFGLNRMDLLQREGLYPLPPQAPETMGVEFSGTVESIGADAESGFKVGDAVFGLAYGGAYAEYIVVDTGMLIHKPTELSWEQAAGVPETWITASQALNVIGEFKQGHSVLWHAGASSVSICGIQLARAEGAKAIYATAGSQEKCDFLVNELGVTAAINYRTQDWAVELNKVTNGAGVDLIVDFIGANYFQGNLDIAAPDGRVVVLGLMSGSQLPNDVDIGQLLFKRLRVEGSTLRSRELEYQRRLRDSMVEHVLPGLKDRTFKVFVERVFPFSEIVEAHKLLETNRTRGKLVCVI, from the exons ATGCCGGAAATGAGAGCAGTTG TGGTAGAGGGCGGCAAAGGTCCCGCGGACGCCATGTCCATCGAGCAGATCCCAAAGCCGGCACCGTCGGTGGGACAGGCATTGGTCAAAATCAAGGCCTTTGGTCTGAACCGCATGGATCTACTACAGAGGGAGGGTCTATACCCTCTTCCACCACAAGCGCCAGAGACCATGGGTGTCGAGTTCTCAGGCACTGTGGAGTCGATCGGCGCTGACGCGGAATCTGGCTTCAAGGTTGGAGATGCCGTGTTCGGTCTTGCGTATGGAG GGGCGTATGCAGAGTACATCGTCGTCGATACGGGAATGCTGATCCATAAACCTACGGAGCTTTCGTGGGAACAGGCTGCTGGTGTTCCAGAG ACGTGGATCACTGCATCGCAGGCCCTCAACGTCATCGGAGAATTCAAGCAAGGCCATTCTGTACTTTGGCACGCCGGCGCCTCATCCGTCTCCATCTGCGGCATCCAACTCGCCAGGGCAGAGGGTGCTAAAGCCATCTACGCGACAGCCGGCTCCCAGGAAAAATGCGATTTTCTTGTCAACGAACTAGGCGTGACAGCCGCCATCAACTACAGGACTCAAGACTGGGCCGTGGAGCTTAACAAAGTTACAAACGGGGCGGGCGTTGACCTGATTGTTGACTTTATCGGCGCGAACTACTTCCAGGGGAACCTGGACATTGCGGCGCCTGATGGCCGCGTTGTTGTTCTAGGCTTGATGAGCGGAAGCCAATTGCCGAACGATGTGGACATTGGCCAGTTGCTATTCAAGCGACTCCGCGTCGAGGGTAGTACGCTTCGCAGCCGGGAACTTGAGTATCAGCGGAGGCTGAGAGACTCCATGGTGGAGCATGTGCTCCCGGGACTGAAAGACAGGACGTTCAAAGTCTTTGTTGAGAGagtctttcctttttctgaGATTGTGGAAGCTCATAAGTTGCTGGAGACTAACAGGACGAGGGGCAAGTTAGTGTGCGTTATATAA
- a CDS encoding MDR family NADP-dependent oxidoreductase (COG:C;~EggNog:ENOG410PGVS;~InterPro:IPR041694,IPR013149,IPR036291,IPR011032, IPR020843;~PFAM:PF00107,PF16884;~go_function: GO:0016491 - oxidoreductase activity [Evidence IEA];~go_process: GO:0055114 - oxidation-reduction process [Evidence IEA]) has translation MTTNKALIFKKIPQGYPVPGEHLVVESVPGSANSPAPPGGVVLQSLYASFDPYMRPRMRSAQIKSYTPAFTLNQPVDGVLIGKVLRSQTAHYHAGDLVVGHFPIQQYIILTQDAITKIKPLDNPLGIKDIRVFLGALGMPGLTAYSSLYEIGNPKKGGTIFVSAASGAVGQLVGQLAKHEGLRVIGSVGSDEKLAYITQELQFDCGFNYKKEKPSDALKRLAPHGIDIYYENVGGEHLEAALDALNDFGRIILCGLISQYNAGPYPIGNLDNALFKRLTLRGFIVSDPDMGAKYSEEHQRNLQAWIKEGSFKALTHEVEGIDNAAGGLVGIFHGQNFGKAVLKF, from the coding sequence ATGACCACGAACAAAGCGCTTATTTTCAAAAAAATCCCCCAGGGCTACCCCGTCCCAGGAGAGCATCTTGTCGTTGAATCAGTGCCTGGCAGCGCGAACTCTCCCGCTCCACCGGGTGGCGTTGTCTTGCAATCCCTATATGCCAGCTTCGACCCGTATATGCGCCCTCGCATGCGATCCGCCCAAATCAAATCTTACACACCAGCATTCACGCTCAACCAGCCAGTCGACGGCGTCCTCATCGGAAAGGTTCTCCGTTCGCAGACTGCGCACTATCATGCCGGTGACTTAGTGGTTGGCCATTTCCCAATACAGCAGTATATCATCCTCACACAAGACGCGATCACCAAGATTAAACCGCTCGATAACCCTCTTGGAATCAAGGACATTCGCGTATTCCTAGGTGCCCTAGGCATGCCCGGACTGACCGCCTACTCGTCCCTCTACGAGATAGGCAACCCTAAGAAAGGGGGTACGATCTTTGTATCCGCCGCGAGCGGGGCAGTCGGACAATTGGTCGGGCAGCTGGCGAAACACGAAGGCCTCAGGGTTATTGGCAGCGTCGGGAGTGACGAGAAACTCGCATATATCACGCAGGAGCTTCAATTCGACTGTGGCTTTAACTAtaagaaggagaagcccaGTGACGCGCTAAAGCGATTGGCTCCTCATGGAATTGATATATACTACGAGAACGTCGGAGGGGAGCATCTCGAAGCTGCGCTGGATGCGTTGAATGATTTCGGGCGGATTATATTGTGCGGTCTTATCTCACAGTATAATGCCGGCCCGTACCCGATCGGAAACCTGGACAATGCTCTCTTCAAACGGCTTACGTTGCGCGGGTTTATCGTCAGTGATCCGGATATGGGTGCAAAGTATTCCGAGGAACACCAGCGGAATCTCCAGGCGTGGATCAAGGAAGGTTCCTTCAAGGCGCTTACGCACGAGGTCGAGGGCATTGACAACGCGGCGGGTGGCTTGGTGGGTATCTTTCATGGACAGAACTTTGGTAAGGCTGTATTGAAGTTTTAG